One genomic region from Reichenbachiella ulvae encodes:
- a CDS encoding SusC/RagA family TonB-linked outer membrane protein — protein sequence MIKELLFGSFLRRLGRIQLGLVAMLLMSFASMAQTQISGKIVSDLGEGLPGATILAEGTSAGTVTDFEGNFKLTVPEGSTTLVVSFIGYTTQKVNINGRSVIEVTMQEDAETLTEVVVVGYGTQKKKDVTGAIVGVNGEDIVSRGTTSPMQSLQGAVPGIQISNSNGMVGEPMSVQVRGQGTFNDSNGNPQNGGPLYVVDGVIVDNIDFLNPQDIAKIDVLKDASSSAIYGSRAANGVVMIQTKGGSSVPSGTTVSFDTFYGFKNPARLPKMMSSEDWAYYHLSAYLATDNWSGMTEQEFYDRRYAGSNAVMGERVANNDAFDWYDAVLQPGMQSNNYLSISHRNGGSAYTIGAGYQKETGNIENEGIEKFTLRSNIDQEINDKIKVGSAFTIAKTNRERGSRYAMREAFRLNPFLTPYAVDENLQETDELYPQPGKLRDVDGNFVINKTSTYNPLLEIANSRDMQNQWNALGNVYLQVKPVDWISIKSSFSGGLQSYRRGEFSGEMTNDGVSNNNLASSKVTYYEKFNYSWDNQVNFIKSFDRHSINLMGLQSIFVDQFEKAEMSSSNQPFETEFYNVGSGLQSTYNLGNQFSKSQLSSFALRLNYSFDDRYLLTVSNRWDGSSILADGYKWNSFPSAAVAWRLSNESFLKGVDAINDLKLRVGYGSTGNNNVSPYSSVNTLTDQTYYDYNGTAANGWVSSSLANKTLTWARMNEWNLGIDYALFNRRIRGSLDVYDRTTEKLLIEQTLPLETGFDNIIANAGSIRNKGVELMLTTTNVQTNLVTWETTLTFSKNINTVESIYGQSENDDVGNNLFIGESVNAHYNYKFDGIWQADESDVAESYNQSEGQAKVVDVNNDGVIDPDDDRMILGNSDPKWTGGLISRLTVGGFDFNFTISTVQGVLAYSEFHQNFEDMRDRGRQKLDVGSWYVPENTVGVEPQYSNKYPQPRNGGTYWRNDGVGYYKDASYVKVNNIGLGYTLPGSMLEKARIQNLRIYVNVLNPFVFTDYTGWDPEWAEGSFNVSRVSNVTTQVGLSLKF from the coding sequence ATGATTAAAGAATTACTATTTGGATCATTCCTACGCAGGCTGGGAAGAATTCAGCTGGGATTGGTGGCCATGCTCCTGATGAGCTTCGCCTCTATGGCCCAGACACAAATTAGTGGTAAAATAGTAAGTGACCTGGGCGAAGGATTGCCGGGTGCGACTATTTTGGCAGAAGGTACATCTGCAGGTACAGTGACAGATTTCGAAGGTAACTTCAAATTGACTGTTCCTGAAGGGTCGACTACACTGGTAGTAAGCTTCATTGGTTACACGACACAAAAAGTCAATATCAACGGGCGTTCGGTAATCGAAGTGACGATGCAGGAAGATGCAGAGACACTGACTGAAGTCGTAGTAGTAGGATATGGTACTCAAAAGAAGAAAGATGTAACAGGAGCAATAGTAGGCGTTAATGGAGAAGATATCGTTTCCAGAGGTACTACTAGTCCTATGCAATCATTACAAGGTGCTGTCCCCGGTATTCAAATCAGCAATTCGAATGGTATGGTGGGTGAGCCTATGTCTGTTCAGGTAAGAGGGCAGGGAACATTCAACGATAGCAACGGTAACCCACAAAATGGGGGGCCATTGTATGTGGTAGATGGAGTGATTGTCGATAATATTGATTTCTTGAACCCTCAGGACATTGCTAAGATTGATGTGTTGAAAGATGCGTCTTCTTCAGCTATTTATGGTTCTAGAGCTGCCAATGGTGTGGTGATGATCCAGACTAAAGGAGGATCGTCTGTACCAAGTGGTACCACTGTTTCATTTGATACTTTCTATGGATTTAAAAATCCAGCACGCCTTCCAAAGATGATGTCATCTGAGGATTGGGCCTACTATCACCTGTCGGCCTATCTCGCTACTGACAATTGGTCTGGAATGACTGAGCAGGAGTTTTATGATAGACGATATGCAGGAAGTAATGCCGTGATGGGCGAAAGAGTAGCTAATAACGATGCTTTCGACTGGTATGATGCAGTGTTGCAACCTGGTATGCAGTCTAACAACTACCTTTCTATCTCTCACAGAAATGGAGGGTCTGCTTACACCATAGGTGCTGGTTACCAAAAAGAGACGGGTAATATCGAGAATGAAGGAATCGAAAAATTCACTTTGAGATCTAATATTGATCAGGAGATCAATGACAAAATCAAAGTAGGATCAGCTTTTACTATCGCTAAAACTAATAGAGAAAGAGGTAGCCGATATGCGATGAGAGAGGCATTTCGTTTAAATCCATTTTTGACGCCATATGCAGTAGATGAGAACCTTCAAGAGACAGACGAGTTGTATCCACAACCAGGAAAGCTTAGAGATGTGGATGGAAACTTTGTAATAAACAAAACTTCAACCTACAATCCTTTATTGGAAATCGCTAATTCTAGAGATATGCAAAACCAATGGAATGCATTGGGTAATGTCTATTTGCAAGTGAAACCGGTAGATTGGATTTCTATCAAATCAAGTTTTTCAGGTGGTTTGCAAAGCTATAGAAGAGGAGAATTCAGTGGTGAAATGACCAATGATGGAGTGAGTAATAATAACCTAGCCAGTTCAAAGGTTACCTACTATGAAAAGTTCAATTATTCCTGGGACAATCAGGTCAATTTTATCAAGTCATTCGATAGACATAGTATTAACTTGATGGGACTGCAAAGTATTTTTGTAGATCAATTCGAAAAGGCAGAGATGTCTTCTAGCAACCAGCCGTTTGAGACGGAATTCTACAATGTCGGATCGGGCCTTCAGTCTACATACAATCTAGGTAACCAGTTTTCTAAATCACAGCTGTCTTCTTTTGCTTTGAGATTGAACTATTCCTTTGATGATAGATACCTATTGACAGTTTCTAACAGATGGGATGGATCATCTATTTTGGCGGATGGATACAAGTGGAATTCATTCCCATCTGCTGCTGTGGCCTGGAGGTTGAGCAACGAAAGCTTCTTGAAAGGAGTGGATGCAATCAACGATCTGAAATTAAGAGTTGGATATGGATCAACTGGAAACAATAATGTAAGTCCGTACTCTTCTGTTAATACATTGACAGATCAGACTTATTACGATTACAATGGTACAGCAGCTAATGGTTGGGTGTCTAGTAGCTTGGCTAACAAGACTTTGACCTGGGCTAGAATGAACGAATGGAACTTAGGTATCGATTATGCTTTATTCAACAGAAGAATTAGAGGTTCATTAGACGTGTATGATAGAACTACTGAGAAGCTTTTGATCGAGCAAACCCTTCCGTTAGAAACTGGATTTGATAATATCATTGCCAATGCAGGATCAATCAGAAACAAAGGGGTGGAGTTGATGTTGACAACTACCAACGTGCAAACAAACCTTGTCACTTGGGAAACTACATTGACTTTCTCTAAGAATATCAATACAGTAGAATCTATCTATGGCCAAAGTGAAAATGATGATGTGGGGAACAACTTGTTCATCGGCGAGTCGGTGAACGCACATTACAACTACAAGTTTGATGGTATCTGGCAAGCAGATGAGTCGGATGTAGCTGAGTCTTACAATCAGTCTGAAGGTCAAGCCAAAGTAGTAGATGTAAACAACGATGGCGTGATTGATCCGGATGATGATAGAATGATTCTAGGTAATTCTGATCCTAAATGGACAGGAGGTTTAATCTCTAGATTGACAGTTGGCGGATTTGATTTCAATTTCACCATCTCTACCGTTCAGGGAGTACTTGCTTACAGTGAGTTCCACCAAAACTTTGAAGACATGAGAGATAGAGGTCGTCAGAAGTTGGATGTGGGAAGTTGGTATGTGCCGGAAAATACAGTCGGTGTAGAGCCTCAGTATTCTAATAAATATCCACAACCTAGAAACGGCGGTACCTACTGGAGAAATGACGGTGTAGGTTACTACAAAGATGCTTCGTATGTGAAGGTCAACAACATCGGTCTTGGATATACACTACCAGGTTCAATGCTGGAGAAAGCAAGAATCCAAAACCTAAGAATCTATGTGAATGTACTTAATCCATTCGTGTTCACAGATTATACAGGATGGGATCCAGAGTGGGCCGAAGGTTCATTTAACGTCAGCCGTGTGAGTAATGTCACTACTCAAGTAGGTCTAAGTTTAAAATTTTAA